From the genome of Cynocephalus volans isolate mCynVol1 chromosome 14, mCynVol1.pri, whole genome shotgun sequence, one region includes:
- the NT5C1B gene encoding cytosolic 5'-nucleotidase 1B: MSQTSLKQKKKNETGMRYSKESVDTEKRRESEKSGVRLSTQMRRAGNPNHSLRCCPLRGHSSCRRCLCAAEGTVLGPCRTVYIYIHMCLLWEQGRQITMIRVSRDHTTDFGGDPQAVRGSQELTVPKTDSRGYLLQNQWSRTSRSPSTRAPSVDEPRSRNTSIKLPNSSTTSRTSTTSTSQHDSSPPPPPPPPSGQPSTARSPAPAQPALPLDSRPPTPPEPELSPRRGTHEGWTHGTMRDSRDSRDTQLRESPRTPPTEWVSYAQRRALFPSMQLDRDCLSEQQQQLQRQQREEEEDDEAYWQAVRTLYEKTPSSTRPRPPKPKHAITIAVSSRALFNMVDGKRIYEEEGLEKYMEYQLNNENVILTPGPAFRFVKALQHVNARLRDLYPDEQDLFDIVLMTNNHAQVGVRLINSVNHYGLLIDRFCLTGGKSPIGYLKAYLTNLYLSADSEKVQEAIQEGIASATMFDGAKDMTFCDTQLRVAFDGDAVLFSDESEHIAKEHGLDKFCQHETLFENKPLAQGPLKGFLEDLGRLQKKFYAKDERLLCPIRTYLVTARSAASAGARVLKTLRRWGLEIDEALFLAGAPKGPILMKIRPHIFFDDHMFHIEGAQKYGTITAHVPYGVHQKYSP, encoded by the exons ATGAGTCAAACAtctctgaaacagaaaaagaag AATGAGACCGGGATGAGGTATTCAAAAGAGAgtgtagacacagaaaaaagaagggaatctGAGAAATCAGGAGTTCGTCTGAGCACTCAG ATGAGGCGTGCAGGCAATCCGAATCACTCGCTGAGATGTTGCCCCCTGCGGGGTCACTCGTCGTGTAGACGCTGCCTTTGTGCAGCTGAGGGAACAGTCCTTGGCCCCTGCCGcacagtatatatttatattcacatgTGCCTGTTGTGGGAGCAGGGCCGGCAGATCACCATGATCAGGGTGAGCAGAGATCACACTACTGATTTTGGAGGGGACCCACAGGCAGTCCGG GGATCTCAAGAATTAACAGTGCCAAAGACAGACTCTCGAGGGTATCTCTTGCAAAATCAGTGGTCCAGAACATCCCGGAGTCCATCCACCAGGGCTCCATCGGTAGACGAGCCCAGAAGCAGGAACACCAGCATTAAG CTCCCCAACAGCTCCACGACCTCCCGGACGtccaccacctccaccagccAGCACGACTCCtcgccgccaccgccaccgccgccACCGTCCGGGCAGCCCTCCACGGCCCGGTCCCCCGCGCCGGCCCAGCCGGCCCTGCCACTCGACTCGCGGCCCCCCACGCCCCCGGAGCCCGAGCTCAGCCCACGGCGCGGCACCCACGAGGGCTGGACCCACGGCACCATGCGGGACAGCCGCGATTCGCGGGACACGCAGCTGCGGGAGTCCCCGCGCACGCCGCCCACCGAGTGGGTGTCCTACGCCCAGCGCAGGGCGCTCTTCCCCTCCATGCAGCTGGACCGCGACTGCCTGTccgagcagcagcagcagctgcagcggcagcagcgggaggaggaagaggacgaCGAAGCCTACTGGCAGGCCGTGAGGACGCTCTACGAGAAGACCCCCAGCAGCACGCGCCCCCGGCCG CCCAAACCTAAGCACGCCATCACCATCGCCGTCTCGTCCCGGGCGCTCTTCAACATGGTGGACGGCAAGAGGATCTACGAGGAAGAGGGGCTGGAAAAGTACATGGAGTATCAGCTCAACAACGAGAACGTCATCCTGACCCCGGGGCCCGCGTTCCGCTTCGTCAAG GCACTGCAGCATGTCAATGCTAGACTCCGTGATCTGTACCCTGATGAACAGGACTTATTTGATATTGTACTGATGACTAATAACCATGCCCAAGTGGGAGTGCGGCTTATAAACAGCGTCAATCACTAtg GCTTACTAATTGACCGCTTCTGTCTGACTGGTGGAAAAAGCCCCATTGGTTATTTGAAGGCATATCTTACCAACCTGTATCTTTCTGCGGATTCTGAAAAAGTACAAGAAGCAATACAAGAAG GTATCGCCTCTGCAACAATGTTTGATGGAGCCAAAGACATGACTTTCTGTGACACGCAGCTCCGTGTGGCCTTTGACGGGGATGCTGTCCTCTTCTCTGATGAGTCTGAACATATTGCAAAGGAGCACGGGCTGGACAAATTCTGTCAACATGAAACGCTGTTTGAGAATAAGCCTCTTGCTCAG GGTCCCTTGAAAGGCTTTCTGGAAGATTTAGGCAGACTGCAAAAGAAGTTTTATGCCAAAGATGAACGGTTACTTTGTCCTATCAGGACCTACCTGGTTACAGCCAGGAGTGCAGCCAGTGCAGGCGCCCGTGTGCTGAAGACCCTTCGCCGCTGGGGTCTAGAGATAGACGAAGCTCTTTTCCTTGCTGGAgctcccaaaggtcccatcttGATGAAGATTCGGCCCCACATTTTCTTTGATGACCACATGTTTCACATTGAAGGAGCACAGAAATATGGAACCATCACAGCTCATGTACCTTATGGCGTCCATCAAAAATACAGCCCTTAG